From Sediminibacterium sp. TEGAF015, a single genomic window includes:
- a CDS encoding DUF3109 family protein: MIAIDNILISDEVVEEQFVCDLTKCKGGCCEDGDAGAPMEKWELEKLDQYFDVIAPYLNEAGMEEIQRVGKYTYDKEFGWVTPTINGGICAYGKKDASGTIICGIEQAYNDGKLDWKKPLSCHLFPILIRKSKKDPDVEYVNYHPREDLCQPGCKLGKQLKVPVYIFLKEALIRKYGPEFYEALEATANEFKKRNDE; encoded by the coding sequence ATGATAGCAATCGATAATATTCTGATAAGTGACGAAGTGGTTGAAGAACAATTTGTTTGCGATTTAACTAAATGTAAGGGCGGTTGCTGCGAAGACGGTGATGCAGGTGCTCCAATGGAAAAATGGGAACTGGAAAAATTGGATCAATACTTTGATGTGATTGCTCCTTATTTAAATGAAGCAGGCATGGAAGAGATTCAGCGGGTGGGCAAATATACTTATGATAAAGAGTTTGGCTGGGTAACACCAACCATAAACGGTGGTATTTGTGCTTATGGCAAAAAAGATGCGAGTGGTACCATTATATGCGGAATTGAACAGGCGTATAATGATGGCAAACTAGACTGGAAAAAACCACTCAGTTGTCACCTTTTCCCCATACTAATTAGAAAAAGCAAGAAAGATCCGGATGTTGAATATGTAAATTATCATCCGCGAGAAGACTTATGTCAACCTGGATGCAAATTAGGTAAACAATTAAAGGTGCCGGTATATATTTTTCTGAAAGAAGCCCTTATCAGAAAGTATGGACCAGAATTTTATGAAGCACTGGAAGCAACCGCCAATGAATTTAAAAAACGAAATGATGAGTAA
- the gldD gene encoding gliding motility lipoprotein GldD yields MNKRTLWFFLLTCIGFYACNSPFTPKQTGYFKIDFPEKKYQLFNDAGYPYSFEYPAYATISKDSTYFNETTENPWWINIDFPQFSGRIYVSYKQIGEKNRFDTLIKHAFTLTGKHSSKAYSIEDSLFSNPYNVEGVFFRVGGNVATANQFFLTDSTRHFLRGALYFDATPNEDSLGIVNQFLIEDVKHLINTFTWRKQSKQ; encoded by the coding sequence ATGAATAAGCGGACACTTTGGTTTTTTTTACTTACCTGCATTGGATTTTATGCCTGTAATAGTCCCTTTACGCCCAAGCAAACCGGCTACTTTAAAATCGATTTCCCTGAAAAAAAATATCAGTTATTCAATGATGCAGGTTATCCGTATAGCTTTGAATATCCAGCATATGCAACCATTAGTAAAGACAGCACCTATTTTAATGAAACTACTGAAAATCCATGGTGGATTAATATAGACTTTCCTCAGTTCAGTGGCAGAATTTATGTTAGCTATAAACAGATAGGCGAGAAGAATAGATTTGATACATTAATAAAACATGCATTTACTTTAACAGGAAAACATTCTTCCAAAGCATATTCTATTGAAGACAGTCTATTCAGTAATCCATACAATGTGGAAGGGGTGTTTTTCAGAGTTGGAGGAAATGTAGCCACTGCGAATCAGTTTTTCCTTACTGATTCCACCAGACATTTTTTGAGAGGTGCATTGTATTTTGATGCCACGCCCAATGAAGATTCTTTAGGTATTGTAAATCAGTTCCTGATTGAAGACGTGAAGCACTTAATCAATACATTTACCTGGAGGAAACAATCAAAGCAGTAA
- a CDS encoding LutB/LldF family L-lactate oxidation iron-sulfur protein — translation MDQNFMKHWKQPPMNLKNEMMSNNSAASFIAKSTIKAADLEHRRKINFNIGKYNAVVPIGKKQFTNVMEAREMAKIKKWDAIEHLDQYLEMFEQKITERGAKVLWAETAEEALAHIGKICSEKKCKTLVKSKSMVTEEIHLNDFLEQNGIESVETDLGEYIQQLDGEPPYHIVTPAMHKSKEDVARLFADKLGVPGGLSPEELTQVARQKLREKYVAAEVGVTGANFILPDIGGIAITENEGNGRLSCAWPKTHIVVVGIEKVIPSVQDLSLFWPLLSTFGTGQRVTVYNTIITGPRQANETDGPEEMIVILLDNGRTNLLASKSAREALYCIRCGACLNACPVYKNIGGHAYETTYSGPIGKVITPYLKGLDEYKHLSYASSLCGNCTEVCPVRINLHELLLDNRHEAVVQGNSSLAERIAWKAWKTASLNRVMMNAGNGKMKNWIVNKIFKGWTAHRADLDFSSKTFNEMWKESNQS, via the coding sequence ATGGACCAGAATTTTATGAAGCACTGGAAGCAACCGCCAATGAATTTAAAAAACGAAATGATGAGTAATAATTCAGCAGCCAGTTTTATTGCAAAAAGTACTATAAAAGCTGCGGATTTGGAGCATCGCAGAAAAATCAATTTCAATATTGGTAAGTACAATGCTGTTGTTCCCATTGGAAAAAAACAATTTACCAACGTGATGGAAGCCAGGGAAATGGCTAAAATAAAAAAGTGGGATGCAATAGAACACCTTGACCAATACCTCGAAATGTTTGAACAAAAAATAACAGAGAGAGGCGCGAAAGTGTTATGGGCAGAGACGGCTGAAGAAGCATTGGCCCATATTGGAAAAATATGTAGCGAGAAGAAGTGTAAGACATTGGTGAAGAGCAAGAGTATGGTTACAGAAGAAATTCATCTGAACGATTTTCTGGAACAAAATGGAATTGAAAGTGTTGAAACAGATTTGGGAGAATATATTCAGCAGCTGGACGGAGAGCCACCTTATCATATTGTTACACCTGCCATGCACAAAAGCAAAGAAGATGTGGCACGTTTGTTTGCAGATAAATTAGGAGTGCCAGGTGGATTAAGTCCAGAAGAATTAACACAGGTAGCCCGTCAAAAGTTAAGAGAAAAATATGTTGCAGCAGAAGTAGGTGTAACAGGGGCAAATTTTATTTTACCTGATATCGGAGGCATAGCCATAACTGAAAACGAAGGGAATGGCAGACTAAGTTGCGCCTGGCCTAAAACGCATATTGTAGTGGTAGGCATTGAAAAAGTTATTCCATCAGTACAGGATCTTTCTTTATTCTGGCCACTACTTTCCACTTTTGGAACCGGACAAAGGGTTACTGTCTATAACACAATTATTACCGGACCCAGACAAGCCAATGAAACGGATGGTCCTGAAGAAATGATTGTCATTTTACTGGATAATGGAAGAACCAATTTACTTGCCAGCAAATCGGCTAGGGAAGCATTGTATTGCATTCGTTGCGGAGCTTGCTTAAATGCATGCCCCGTATATAAAAATATTGGTGGCCATGCTTATGAAACAACCTACAGTGGTCCTATTGGTAAAGTAATTACACCTTATTTAAAGGGGCTGGATGAATACAAGCATTTGAGTTATGCTTCTTCACTTTGTGGCAACTGTACAGAAGTTTGTCCTGTAAGAATTAACCTTCACGAATTATTGCTCGATAATCGTCATGAAGCAGTAGTACAAGGGAATAGCAGTCTAGCCGAAAGGATTGCCTGGAAAGCATGGAAAACTGCCAGTTTGAACAGAGTCATGATGAATGCAGGGAATGGGAAAATGAAAAACTGGATTGTCAATAAAATTTTTAAAGGATGGACAGCCCATCGGGCAGATCTTGATTTTAGTTCCAAAACTTTCAATGAAATGTGGAAGGAGTCTAATCAATCCTAA